The DNA sequence CATCTCAAGCACTCTCTCCTTCAACCTCTGGACCATGAACTTGAGCCTCTCCTCACCTTCAGCGGCCAAGTCGTCGTACCTCAGGAGTATTATGTTGCCCTCATTGATCTCATTGAGCACCTGCTCGACATCCTCAGCGTTCCTCAAGTTCATCGGCTTCACTGTGATGGCTTTTTCAGAGACAAACTTAGGCCTAGCGGGCTCTATCTCGTAACCAACTTCCTCTTCGAATTCCTCAGGCTCCTCCTCAAACTCTTCCTCTTCCCTCCTCTCCCCACCGAATATCTTCCTGAAGAACCCCATGATCAGCACCCTCGCGTGAGATCCCCTAAGCCGCGGTATTTAAATTATTCTAGTGAGCCACACCAAAACTATTTAAAAGGTGGGTGTTGAACAGCCCAAGAGCGAGGGGAACGTGATGTCCAGCGCGATGAGGTACCTCTCTAAGAGCATGAATACCAGCATCCTAGTGTTCCTGAAGAACGGTGT is a window from the Candidatus Korarchaeum sp. genome containing:
- the sepF gene encoding cell division protein SepF; this encodes MGFFRKIFGGERREEEEFEEEPEEFEEEVGYEIEPARPKFVSEKAITVKPMNLRNAEDVEQVLNEINEGNIILLRYDDLAAEGEERLKFMVQRLKERVLEMGGDLVMIRDRGYPPILIVPRFIEIWRSPE